From Polaribacter butkevichii, a single genomic window includes:
- a CDS encoding metallophosphoesterase: MPRWVFPLIILTIVIVLVEIYTFQAFKMVSKSKIVRYSFLLVSIAVYINFFVNIITYSRSEGQTPQFQMAMGLLLTVSIPKLVIIILLFGEDAYRWVLKLFSAVSSGETKALAGRRKFISQLALGLASIPFAAFIYGIIQGKYNYKVLKYQLSFKDLPDAFDGFTITQISDIHSGSFTNKEKIQYGVDLINQQKSDIMLFTGDIVNNKADEMDNWMDVFDKLEAKEGKYSILGNHDYGDYMDWENPQDKIDNFQKVKDIHQKIGFDLLLDEHRYLEKDGQKIALVGVENWGKGFNQAGDLAKASANIKKEDFKILMSHDPSHWEYKVKKDPFNYHLTLSGHTHGLQMGIEIPGWLKWSPSKYVYKQWAGLYEEYGRYINVNRGFGYHAFPGRVGIWPEITVIELKKA; this comes from the coding sequence ATGCCACGTTGGGTTTTTCCTTTAATCATATTAACAATTGTTATTGTACTCGTAGAAATTTATACATTTCAAGCATTTAAAATGGTTTCTAAAAGTAAAATAGTTCGTTATTCCTTTCTATTAGTAAGCATTGCGGTTTATATTAATTTTTTTGTAAACATTATAACCTATTCTAGAAGCGAGGGGCAAACGCCACAGTTTCAAATGGCAATGGGGTTGTTGTTAACTGTTTCTATACCTAAACTTGTTATTATCATATTACTTTTTGGAGAAGATGCATATCGTTGGGTGTTAAAATTATTTTCTGCCGTTTCTAGCGGAGAAACAAAAGCTTTGGCAGGTAGAAGAAAGTTTATTTCTCAATTAGCTTTAGGTTTGGCGTCAATACCTTTTGCAGCTTTTATTTACGGAATTATTCAAGGGAAATACAATTACAAAGTTTTAAAATATCAATTGAGTTTTAAAGATTTACCTGATGCTTTCGATGGATTTACAATCACTCAAATTTCCGATATTCATTCTGGTAGTTTTACCAATAAAGAAAAAATACAATACGGAGTCGATTTAATCAATCAGCAAAAATCGGATATCATGTTGTTTACAGGAGATATTGTAAATAATAAAGCCGATGAAATGGATAATTGGATGGATGTTTTTGATAAATTAGAAGCTAAAGAAGGCAAGTATTCCATTCTTGGTAACCATGATTATGGCGATTATATGGATTGGGAGAATCCGCAAGATAAAATAGACAACTTTCAAAAAGTAAAAGACATTCATCAAAAAATAGGGTTCGATTTATTGTTAGATGAGCATCGTTATTTAGAAAAAGACGGACAAAAAATTGCTTTAGTAGGTGTAGAAAATTGGGGAAAAGGATTTAACCAAGCAGGCGATTTGGCAAAAGCCTCTGCAAACATCAAAAAAGAAGATTTTAAAATATTAATGTCTCACGATCCAAGTCATTGGGAATATAAAGTAAAAAAAGATCCTTTTAATTATCACCTTACTTTAAGTGGTCATACACATGGTTTGCAAATGGGTATCGAAATTCCGGGTTGGTTAAAATGGAGTCCTTCTAAATATGTGTACAAACAATGGGCAGGTTTGTACGAAGAATACGGTAGATATATTAATGTAAACCGAGGTTTTGGGTATCATGCATTTCCGGGTAGAGTAGGAATTTGGCCAGAAATTACGGTGATAGAATTGAAGAAAGCTTGA
- a CDS encoding polysaccharide deacetylase family protein, whose translation MKSYFPRTPRFIMRLFSKYTWRFNAQKKEIFLTFDDGPTPEVTQFVLAELQKYKAKATFFCIGKNIQNHPDIFKNIITNGHAIGNHTQNHLKGWKNKTATYVENVLECEKTIEQFKKPEYSKLKTQNLKLFRPPYGKIKKAQAKELIKRGYKIIMWSVLSADFDTTISNEKCLENALKNTKSGNIIVFHDSVKAAERMQYALPKVLKHFSDKGFVFKSI comes from the coding sequence AATATACGTGGCGTTTTAACGCCCAGAAAAAAGAAATTTTTCTAACTTTTGATGATGGACCAACCCCAGAAGTAACCCAATTTGTTTTAGCCGAATTACAAAAATACAAGGCAAAAGCCACCTTTTTTTGTATTGGAAAAAACATACAAAATCATCCTGATATTTTTAAGAATATAATTACAAATGGGCATGCTATAGGAAACCATACGCAAAACCACTTAAAAGGTTGGAAAAACAAAACCGCAACTTATGTTGAAAATGTTTTAGAATGCGAGAAAACAATTGAACAATTTAAAAAACCAGAATACTCAAAACTTAAAACTCAAAACTTAAAACTTTTCAGACCGCCTTACGGAAAGATAAAAAAAGCACAAGCTAAAGAACTCATAAAAAGAGGCTATAAAATTATTATGTGGAGTGTTTTATCTGCTGATTTTGACACAACGATTTCTAATGAAAAATGTTTAGAAAATGCTTTAAAAAACACCAAATCAGGTAATATTATTGTTTTTCATGATAGTGTTAAAGCTGCCGAAAGAATGCAATATGCACTGCCAAAAGTATTAAAACATTTTTCTGATAAAGGGTTTGTTTTTAAGTCGATATAG
- a CDS encoding thioredoxin family protein encodes MAKFGDIISTEKPVLIDFYTDWNDADNAVHTLRDVAAALGEKAKVIKIDIKKNELLADALRVKGNPTFMIYKNGQMKWRQTGLQDANTLIGLIQEYL; translated from the coding sequence ATGGCAAAATTTGGTGATATAATTAGTACTGAAAAACCTGTTTTAATCGACTTTTATACAGATTGGAATGATGCAGATAACGCAGTACATACCCTAAGAGATGTAGCTGCTGCATTGGGTGAAAAAGCCAAAGTAATTAAGATAGATATTAAAAAGAATGAACTACTGGCAGATGCTTTGCGAGTAAAGGGAAACCCTACTTTTATGATCTATAAAAATGGCCAAATGAAATGGCGTCAAACTGGTTTGCAAGACGCAAATACCTTAATTGGTTTGATACAAGAATACCTTTAA